Proteins encoded by one window of Gemmatimonadaceae bacterium:
- a CDS encoding DEAD/DEAH box helicase codes for MLTDIRDRALPLDHAAFVAAEPPTGRIIVIAPTRAACETIEIALGLHVDTVLERRHGQEIRDLAASGAGFGIVAGTGTGKTLAVRPIAESILGTTDLRIGVVNREREATPETPTWNVIIVTTGIARRWFQDGDILQRDTLIVDEIHQTSAELELCLALGKRVGCRFIWLSATVDPGFYARYLGSASVIQTTAFDPAKAADVRVVRKDPAEFLDDRFLQQVTRQRRGVGMFLPTRAAVEQVAVAVGDRFQRITSAFYHGGEPIRVIRPFLEEGAPRPFFLAMTAAGQSALNIKGLDTVVIDDTRFANVVERGKNVLTRLHLGTNEILQMAGRVHGRVEEGKVFILSDRDIDFASLRPTAPEFQLAGDSERVALTCADLGVRADELDLPVELDREAYRRALAHLESRGVVEHGRLSRYGRMVESMPVDRAWAELIVHADADLLPALSVMASIESLHRMTRDQRELSGLVIAGSDHLTAYNVYAEAFGKAGYLGEVYGLPRHLFDEAIIERWAERRGVLVKAIEDTALAMASVCRTVGVTLPDRLPLVNDDLRRRYADLVARIMPFDLVIDEETVDGQEARVSRSSVCGSWGAVAGTLRYFADRFGVPRASIEGTQIPGDLVRRYAQRGDPEIVYEGSERRDALLRRSRLTYFGFDLERDEEYLDRFAGEDAPAARRALADALAREEARHPAVKRNRATIADIRELYRRSGGATRRLGQAELREVYLTALADVSTIAEYRAASLRLDLSASVSRDDRERLLALPDMVEVRGLPVGIDYDVEEANGQVQGIARLVVPEKLARTLSAVELPTLDRPVRFIVHRGKRGSVRAATLDELQELLDRPWMPDERPSRRQEREDDARRRHRRRGGDQRTSGERERFERARDGRRVNPRRRRGR; via the coding sequence GTGCTGACCGACATTCGCGACCGCGCGCTCCCGCTGGACCACGCGGCATTCGTCGCCGCCGAGCCGCCGACGGGTCGCATCATCGTCATCGCTCCCACGCGCGCGGCGTGCGAAACGATCGAGATCGCACTCGGTCTGCATGTCGACACCGTGCTCGAGCGGCGACACGGCCAGGAGATTCGCGACCTGGCCGCGAGCGGGGCCGGGTTCGGCATCGTGGCCGGCACGGGGACGGGAAAGACGCTCGCGGTGCGACCCATCGCCGAGTCGATCCTCGGCACGACGGACCTTCGGATCGGCGTCGTGAATCGCGAGCGCGAGGCAACACCGGAGACGCCCACCTGGAACGTCATCATCGTGACCACCGGCATCGCACGCCGGTGGTTCCAGGACGGCGACATCCTCCAGCGCGACACGCTCATTGTCGACGAGATCCATCAGACGTCGGCGGAACTCGAACTGTGCCTCGCGTTAGGCAAGCGCGTGGGCTGCCGCTTCATCTGGTTGTCGGCCACGGTGGATCCGGGGTTCTACGCGCGCTACCTCGGCTCAGCATCGGTCATCCAGACGACGGCCTTCGATCCGGCAAAGGCGGCCGACGTCCGTGTGGTGCGCAAGGATCCCGCCGAGTTTCTGGATGACCGGTTCCTGCAACAGGTGACGCGGCAGCGGCGTGGTGTCGGGATGTTCTTGCCGACGCGGGCGGCCGTGGAGCAGGTCGCCGTGGCAGTCGGCGACCGGTTTCAGCGCATCACCTCGGCATTTTATCACGGTGGCGAGCCCATTCGCGTGATCCGGCCGTTTCTGGAGGAAGGGGCGCCACGGCCGTTCTTTCTTGCGATGACGGCGGCGGGCCAGAGCGCGCTGAACATCAAGGGCCTCGACACGGTCGTCATCGACGACACGCGCTTCGCCAACGTAGTGGAGCGGGGAAAGAACGTGCTCACACGATTGCACCTTGGGACCAACGAGATCCTGCAGATGGCCGGACGCGTGCACGGGCGCGTGGAAGAGGGGAAGGTGTTCATCCTGTCGGACCGCGACATCGACTTTGCCTCGCTCCGTCCGACAGCGCCTGAGTTCCAGCTCGCCGGCGATTCGGAGCGGGTGGCGCTCACGTGCGCCGATCTCGGAGTACGCGCCGACGAGCTGGACCTTCCGGTGGAACTCGATCGCGAGGCGTATCGTCGCGCGCTGGCACACCTCGAGTCACGCGGCGTGGTGGAGCACGGGCGGCTGTCGCGCTACGGGCGCATGGTGGAATCGATGCCCGTCGACCGCGCGTGGGCCGAGCTGATCGTGCATGCCGACGCGGATCTGCTGCCCGCGCTGTCGGTGATGGCGAGTATCGAGTCGCTCCACCGCATGACACGCGACCAACGGGAGCTGAGCGGCCTCGTGATCGCCGGCAGCGATCACCTCACGGCCTACAACGTCTATGCCGAAGCCTTCGGCAAGGCCGGGTACCTGGGCGAGGTATACGGGCTGCCGCGTCACCTGTTCGATGAGGCGATCATCGAACGCTGGGCCGAGCGCCGTGGCGTGCTCGTGAAGGCCATCGAGGACACCGCGCTGGCGATGGCCAGCGTGTGCCGCACGGTGGGCGTGACGCTCCCCGACCGTCTCCCGCTCGTCAACGATGATCTGCGGCGACGCTATGCCGACCTCGTTGCTCGCATCATGCCGTTCGATCTGGTGATCGATGAGGAAACGGTCGATGGGCAGGAGGCGCGCGTGTCCCGCAGCAGCGTGTGCGGATCGTGGGGCGCCGTGGCCGGCACGTTGCGCTACTTCGCCGATCGGTTTGGCGTGCCTCGCGCGTCGATCGAGGGCACGCAGATCCCGGGTGACCTGGTGCGTCGATACGCACAGCGCGGCGACCCGGAAATCGTGTACGAGGGGAGCGAGCGGCGCGACGCGCTGCTGCGCCGGAGCCGCCTCACCTACTTTGGCTTCGATCTCGAGCGCGACGAGGAGTACCTCGACCGCTTCGCTGGCGAAGACGCACCGGCCGCACGCCGGGCCCTGGCCGATGCGCTCGCGCGCGAAGAGGCGCGCCATCCAGCGGTCAAGCGCAATCGAGCAACGATCGCGGACATCCGCGAACTGTATCGGCGATCGGGCGGCGCCACGCGTCGACTCGGCCAGGCAGAGTTGCGCGAGGTCTACCTCACGGCGCTGGCGGACGTGTCAACCATCGCGGAGTACCGTGCGGCTTCGCTGCGACTCGATCTGTCCGCGTCCGTGTCGCGGGACGATCGCGAGCGGCTGCTGGCGCTCCCCGACATGGTGGAGGTGCGAGGCCTGCCGGTGGGGATCGACTACGATGTGGAGGAGGCAAACGGCCAGGTGCAAGGCATCGCGCGCCTCGTCGTGCCGGAGAAGCTCGCGCGTACGCTGTCGGCGGTTGAGCTGCCGACCCTGGATCGGCCGGTGCGGTTCATCGTGCACCGCGGCAAGCGGGGGTCGGTGCGTGCAGCGACCCTCGATGAGTTGCAGGAGCTGCTCGATCGCCCGTGGATGCCGGACGAACGGCCGAGTCGTCGGCAGGAGCGCGAAGACGATGCGCGCCGGCGCCATCGTCGGCGTGGGGGCGATCAGCGTACGAGCGGGGAACGGGAGCGGTTCGAGCGGGCGCGGGACGGGCGCCGGGTGAACCCTCGGCGGCGTCGCGGTCGTTAG
- a CDS encoding redoxin domain-containing protein produces the protein MRLPSRALARQAATALRASRAGRRLIVLSLGCALWATREVEAWSRTGTDPRTPDAVVDALARSFVGRPIDSRHTGVFRAERDFPGPAVIFAYYSIEDEYSHIMLRDLSWLSERFAERGLRVVAIALDDTSHLPAIRRERKVRGYPFEWLLDTEGHASALQLARPVPMAFLFVGDTLVRRSFSIVQEQGRTIWGSMRVQMQLHELLPSATP, from the coding sequence ATGCGCCTCCCTTCGCGGGCGTTGGCCCGGCAGGCCGCGACGGCGCTGCGGGCGAGCCGCGCCGGGCGACGGCTCATCGTGCTGTCGTTAGGTTGTGCGCTCTGGGCAACCCGCGAGGTCGAGGCGTGGTCGCGAACCGGGACCGATCCGCGCACCCCGGATGCCGTGGTCGACGCGCTGGCCCGCTCGTTCGTCGGCCGGCCGATCGACAGCAGGCATACCGGCGTGTTCCGCGCGGAACGCGACTTCCCGGGCCCCGCGGTGATCTTTGCGTACTACTCGATAGAGGACGAATACTCGCACATCATGCTGCGGGATCTGTCCTGGCTCTCGGAACGGTTTGCGGAACGGGGCCTTCGCGTGGTGGCGATCGCGCTGGATGATACGAGCCACCTGCCCGCCATTCGCCGCGAGCGGAAGGTACGCGGATATCCCTTCGAGTGGCTCCTGGATACCGAGGGGCATGCGTCCGCGCTCCAACTGGCTCGACCCGTTCCCATGGCATTCCTGTTTGTCGGCGACACGTTGGTGCGTCGCTCGTTCAGCATCGTTCAGGAACAGGGGCGCACGATCTGGGGCAGCATGCGTGTGCAGATGCAGCTCCACGAGCTACTGCCCTCGGCGACCCCCTGA
- a CDS encoding ATP-binding protein encodes MEMNSRRTAYLGVIRARLRDNPIVCLTGPRQAGKTTLARMLAAESTEAVHLFDLESPADLARLANPELVLSPLSGLVVLDEVQRRPDLFPVLRVLADRPGTPARFLLLGSASPDLIKGNSESLAGRVSFVDITGFSLAELHADDLSKLWWRGGFPRAYLAPDDATARQWLEDFRRTFLERDIPQLGIQIPAATLGRFWTMIAHFHAQVLNQAELARALGSSEPTARRYLDILAGTYMVRLLPPWFENLGKRQVRSPKVYIRDSGVLHGLLGIPDGAALQSHPKLGASWEGYCLEQILAVCGDRAAYFWGTHSGAELDLLLFHEGRRLGVEFKFSEQPTTTKSMRIAQHDLSLAHLYVVHPGEHEYLLDEGITAIPLPRLLDVLQSAPT; translated from the coding sequence ATGGAAATGAACAGCCGGCGCACCGCCTATCTCGGGGTCATCCGAGCCCGTCTACGGGACAACCCCATCGTGTGTCTGACCGGGCCGCGCCAGGCCGGAAAGACCACCCTTGCTCGTATGCTGGCGGCGGAGTCCACCGAAGCCGTGCACTTGTTTGATCTCGAGTCGCCGGCCGACCTCGCCCGACTCGCCAACCCCGAACTGGTCCTCTCCCCGCTGTCCGGGTTGGTGGTGCTCGACGAGGTCCAGCGCCGTCCCGACCTCTTCCCCGTGCTGCGCGTGCTGGCCGATCGACCCGGTACCCCGGCCCGCTTCCTCCTTCTTGGTAGCGCTTCGCCCGATCTCATCAAGGGGAACAGCGAAAGCCTCGCCGGCCGCGTGTCGTTCGTTGACATCACCGGATTCTCGCTGGCCGAGTTGCATGCCGACGATCTGTCCAAGCTCTGGTGGCGCGGGGGATTTCCTCGTGCGTACCTGGCGCCGGACGACGCGACAGCGCGGCAGTGGCTCGAAGACTTTCGCCGGACCTTTCTGGAGCGCGACATCCCCCAACTGGGCATCCAGATTCCCGCCGCCACGCTTGGCCGCTTCTGGACGATGATCGCCCACTTCCACGCGCAGGTGCTCAACCAGGCAGAATTGGCACGCGCGCTGGGCAGCTCCGAACCGACCGCACGGCGCTATCTCGACATCCTCGCCGGTACCTACATGGTGCGACTCCTCCCGCCGTGGTTCGAAAACCTCGGCAAGCGGCAGGTGAGGTCGCCCAAGGTCTACATAAGGGACTCAGGCGTTCTGCATGGACTGCTCGGCATCCCCGACGGCGCGGCGCTGCAGTCGCACCCAAAGCTGGGCGCCTCGTGGGAGGGGTACTGCCTGGAGCAGATCCTCGCCGTGTGCGGCGATCGCGCCGCGTACTTCTGGGGCACGCACAGCGGCGCCGAGCTCGATCTGCTGCTGTTTCACGAGGGGCGCCGGCTGGGTGTCGAGTTCAAGTTCTCGGAGCAGCCGACCACCACCAAGTCGATGCGCATCGCCCAGCACGATCTCTCGCTCGCCCATCTCTATGTCGTACACCCGGGCGAGCACGAGTACCTGCTCGACGAGGGGATCACGGCCATCCCGCTCCCGCGCTTGCTCGACGTGCTCCAGTCGGCGCCCACCTAA
- a CDS encoding SRPBCC family protein yields the protein MIRSHIEIDRTPTEVFAYVADLDRHCEWQDAIISARKVPAGPTRLGTHNFETRRLPGGPREVESEIYEYEPPRRIAAKGVNGPVRATIVISIEPLDGASRSRLTTELTLEGRGIGRLLLPLARRVARKQVPRDQLRLKHILESGQAVPASAPAAAE from the coding sequence ATGATCCGCTCGCACATCGAGATCGATCGTACACCCACGGAAGTCTTTGCGTACGTCGCAGACCTTGACCGGCACTGCGAATGGCAAGACGCGATCATCTCGGCCCGGAAAGTGCCAGCAGGTCCGACACGGCTTGGCACGCACAACTTTGAAACGCGGCGCCTCCCGGGTGGGCCTCGCGAAGTCGAGTCCGAAATCTACGAGTACGAGCCGCCTCGGCGCATCGCCGCGAAGGGCGTGAACGGACCCGTCCGCGCAACCATTGTCATTTCCATCGAACCGCTCGACGGGGCCTCGCGGTCACGACTGACAACTGAACTCACGCTGGAAGGGCGCGGCATCGGGCGGCTCCTCCTTCCGCTGGCGCGGCGCGTTGCCCGCAAACAGGTGCCACGAGACCAGCTGCGTCTGAAACACATCCTGGAGAGCGGACAGGCTGTCCCAGCTTCAGCTCCGGCGGCTGCGGAATAG
- a CDS encoding GNAT family N-acetyltransferase — MALIDVERTYLQLLSLADLDRQGASQSDEVLVELRPCPVSVARTLYHDVGARYHWRDRLAISDDDLHAYLTREDVRVFVARSAGRDDGFFELVRHADGSVEIAYFGLMGHAQGRGLGRWMLVEACRAAFAWGASRVWLHTCTLDAPAALPNYRARGFVPYRVERYQVEMPDADA, encoded by the coding sequence ATGGCCCTGATCGACGTCGAGCGCACCTATCTCCAGCTGCTCTCCCTCGCGGATCTCGACCGACAGGGCGCGAGCCAGTCCGACGAGGTGCTCGTGGAGCTGCGCCCGTGCCCCGTGTCGGTCGCGCGAACGCTCTACCACGACGTCGGCGCGCGGTATCATTGGCGCGATCGACTCGCGATCTCTGACGACGACCTGCACGCGTATCTCACCCGCGAGGATGTTCGCGTGTTCGTGGCGCGGTCAGCCGGGCGTGATGACGGCTTCTTCGAGCTCGTGCGCCACGCCGATGGCTCGGTGGAGATCGCGTACTTCGGGCTCATGGGGCATGCGCAGGGTCGAGGGCTTGGGCGATGGATGCTGGTCGAGGCGTGCCGGGCGGCGTTTGCCTGGGGCGCGTCGCGTGTGTGGTTGCACACGTGCACCCTCGACGCGCCGGCTGCGTTGCCGAACTATCGTGCGCGGGGTTTTGTGCCGTACCGGGTGGAGCGCTACCAGGTGGAGATGCCAGACGCCGACGCCTAA
- a CDS encoding CGNR zinc finger domain-containing protein, which translates to MVDLPVRRPATRAPLRFSHVGERLWLDFVNTDEIRRGARADLLRDFETLVLFLEESGTLDVERASGMRRRAVQQPAGAAAALVDARRTRAALRVLAERGGTSDKARWDALAEINRVLGRSAGTRRLEPRADGSFARSFVPVGDAFAGLIIPVVESAADSLINGELRRVRRCCDSRCARVFLDPTRNGRRRWCEMATCGNRAKAARFRERHHHEPPIASA; encoded by the coding sequence ATGGTGGACCTCCCCGTGCGACGACCGGCGACCCGTGCTCCCCTCCGCTTCAGCCACGTTGGCGAGCGGCTGTGGCTGGATTTCGTGAACACCGACGAGATCCGGCGAGGTGCGCGCGCCGACCTGCTGCGCGACTTCGAGACCCTCGTGCTGTTCCTCGAGGAGTCCGGCACCCTCGACGTCGAGCGCGCGAGTGGCATGCGGCGGCGCGCGGTGCAGCAACCGGCCGGAGCCGCCGCCGCGCTCGTGGATGCCCGTCGAACCCGTGCGGCCTTGCGCGTGCTCGCCGAGCGCGGCGGTACGTCCGACAAGGCGCGATGGGACGCCCTGGCCGAGATCAACCGCGTGCTCGGACGCTCGGCCGGCACACGTCGCCTGGAGCCGCGCGCCGACGGGTCGTTCGCGCGCAGCTTTGTGCCGGTGGGCGATGCGTTCGCCGGACTCATCATCCCCGTCGTCGAGTCCGCGGCGGACTCCCTGATCAACGGCGAACTGCGTCGCGTGCGCCGCTGCTGCGACTCGCGTTGCGCGCGCGTGTTTCTCGACCCCACCCGCAACGGGCGCCGCCGCTGGTGCGAAATGGCGACCTGCGGCAACCGCGCCAAGGCGGCGCGCTTTCGCGAGCGTCACCATCACGAACCACCGATCGCGAGCGCCTGA
- the yjjX gene encoding inosine/xanthosine triphosphatase: MSTVPTVAVGSANPVKVRAVERIVRHWHADAVVHGVTVPSGVPDQPWGDDETIRGARARAIAARERLDADVGVGIEGGVVDVGEELRTCAWAVVALRDGRTFLGGSLSLSLPAAVAALVRGGTELGHAMDTVTGASGTKHGAGAVGILTDGLVDRQQAYETIVAYAFAPLLVPDHYGVAIDAELSPAPATERAT; this comes from the coding sequence ATGTCCACTGTCCCGACCGTTGCGGTCGGTTCCGCGAATCCGGTAAAGGTGCGCGCCGTCGAGAGAATCGTTAGGCACTGGCACGCCGACGCTGTGGTGCACGGCGTCACGGTGCCGTCGGGCGTGCCGGACCAGCCCTGGGGCGACGACGAGACGATCCGCGGCGCGCGCGCGCGCGCGATCGCCGCGCGCGAACGGCTCGACGCCGACGTGGGCGTGGGGATCGAAGGCGGCGTGGTCGATGTCGGCGAAGAACTGCGGACCTGTGCCTGGGCGGTGGTTGCCCTGCGCGACGGGCGCACGTTCCTCGGAGGGTCGCTGTCGCTTTCGTTGCCGGCCGCCGTCGCGGCCCTGGTGCGCGGCGGCACCGAGTTGGGACACGCGATGGACACGGTCACCGGGGCGAGCGGCACGAAACACGGCGCGGGGGCCGTCGGTATCCTCACCGATGGACTCGTCGACCGCCAGCAAGCCTACGAAACGATCGTCGCCTACGCGTTTGCGCCCCTGCTGGTGCCCGATCACTACGGCGTCGCGATCGACGCCGAGCTCTCGCCGGCACCGGCGACGGAGCGCGCGACATGA
- a CDS encoding acyl-CoA thioesterase, with translation MTPAPFVIHERVRWGDVDYAGIIRYDAYTRFMELAESELFRSIGIAYREFVEQFDFTIPRRAMHVDFESPPRLDERIATVAYISHVGTTSLTLNFDFYGDGGVVRATGHLVLVCLPKGATRAAPWPADFIARLAPYRLSSEQARATVPFDA, from the coding sequence ATGACGCCCGCTCCTTTCGTGATCCACGAGCGTGTGCGCTGGGGTGACGTCGACTACGCCGGCATCATTAGATACGACGCGTACACCCGCTTCATGGAACTGGCCGAGTCGGAGCTGTTTCGCAGCATCGGCATCGCGTATCGCGAGTTCGTGGAGCAGTTCGACTTCACGATCCCGCGGCGCGCGATGCACGTGGACTTTGAATCGCCGCCGCGGCTGGACGAGCGCATCGCCACGGTGGCCTACATCTCCCACGTCGGCACCACATCGCTCACGCTGAACTTCGACTTCTACGGCGACGGTGGTGTGGTGCGGGCCACCGGACACCTGGTGCTGGTCTGCCTGCCCAAGGGTGCCACGCGCGCCGCGCCGTGGCCCGCCGACTTCATCGCCAGGCTCGCACCCTATCGGCTGTCCTCCGAACAGGCGCGCGCCACCGTCCCGTTCGACGCATGA
- a CDS encoding 4-hydroxy-3-methylbut-2-enyl diphosphate reductase: MTSGPPDTWFRKGFGLGAAVQQDLDAAYAGSLVDRLRANDDRLTVGEVTVRLAKELGFCYGVERAVEYAYQTRRKFPDRRLHLLGEIIHNPHVNATLRGMGIEIMEPRADTRDGEPRFDYETVRPDDVVILPAFGVTIADFQALRAHGCIVVDTTCGSVLNVWKRVEAYARDGLTSLLHGKYYHEETRATASQVLKYPGGSYLVVRDMREAELVIEYIAGLGAGRIDDAARTRFLTTFARAVSPGFDPDVHLRRIGVANQTTMLARESLAIGERVGEAMAAAWGADHRASNFRTFDTICSATQDRQDAVQALLDEQPDVMIVVGGFNSSNTISLAALCAERVPTYHVEDAEGIDPATHTLHYRLAQVKHAEADAVDWLPPGPVTVGITAGASTPNNKIGEAMARVFATRGLRP, from the coding sequence ATGACGAGCGGCCCGCCAGACACCTGGTTCCGCAAGGGCTTTGGCCTCGGCGCGGCGGTGCAGCAGGATCTGGACGCCGCGTACGCGGGCAGCCTGGTCGATCGCCTGCGCGCGAACGACGATCGCCTGACGGTTGGCGAGGTCACCGTGCGACTGGCGAAGGAACTCGGTTTTTGCTACGGCGTCGAGCGCGCGGTGGAGTACGCCTACCAGACGCGACGCAAGTTTCCCGATCGGCGGCTCCACCTCCTGGGCGAGATCATCCACAACCCGCACGTCAACGCCACGCTCCGCGGGATGGGGATCGAAATCATGGAGCCACGCGCGGACACACGGGACGGCGAGCCGCGCTTCGACTACGAGACGGTGCGGCCGGATGACGTGGTGATTCTTCCCGCCTTCGGCGTCACGATAGCCGACTTCCAGGCGCTGCGCGCGCACGGATGCATCGTGGTGGACACGACGTGCGGCTCCGTACTCAACGTGTGGAAGCGCGTTGAAGCCTACGCGCGCGACGGCCTCACCTCGCTGCTCCATGGCAAGTACTACCACGAAGAGACGCGGGCGACGGCGTCGCAGGTGCTCAAGTACCCCGGCGGGAGTTACCTGGTGGTGCGCGACATGCGCGAAGCCGAGCTGGTGATCGAATACATCGCCGGGCTGGGCGCCGGGCGTATCGACGACGCGGCGCGCACACGGTTCCTGACCACGTTTGCGCGCGCGGTGTCACCTGGTTTCGACCCCGACGTCCACCTGCGTCGCATCGGTGTGGCCAACCAGACGACGATGCTTGCGCGCGAGTCGCTGGCGATCGGTGAGCGGGTCGGCGAGGCGATGGCAGCCGCGTGGGGCGCGGACCACCGGGCGTCCAACTTCCGCACCTTCGACACGATCTGCTCAGCCACCCAGGACCGGCAGGACGCGGTGCAGGCGCTCCTCGACGAGCAGCCGGATGTCATGATCGTCGTTGGCGGCTTCAACTCGAGCAACACGATCTCCCTGGCCGCGCTCTGCGCCGAACGCGTCCCGACGTATCACGTCGAGGACGCCGAGGGCATCGATCCGGCGACGCACACGCTGCACTACCGTCTGGCACAGGTGAAACACGCCGAGGCGGATGCGGTGGACTGGCTGCCCCCGGGTCCGGTGACCGTGGGCATCACCGCCGGGGCAAGCACGCCGAACAACAAGATCGGCGAAGCCATGGCTCGCGTGTTCGCCACGCGCGGCCTGCGGCCCTGA
- a CDS encoding D-aminoacylase, protein MNHRWMCILGAVCVALTGARVGAQAWDLVIRGGTVIDGSGRARFRADVAVRSGRIVRVSRIPLRSSDARKVIDATGQIVAPGFIDLHAHLEPLLQLPGAESHVRQGVTLALGGPDGSGPFPLAAYFDSVTRSGIGMNVAYLVGHNEVRRRVMGTADRAPTAAELKDMQRLVAQGMRDGAFGLSTGLRYVPGFYSKTDEVVALARTAAEAGGIYTSHLREEGRGLLDGVGEAIAIARRARIPVVLTHHKAVGQAAWGQSRTTLAMVDSARRRGLDVMIDQYPYTASSTSLSVLIPPWALADGDSAFARRVRDPVLRDSIERGIVDLILNDRGGGDLRRVQFARVSWMPELEGKTLYDWAVMRGVDTAAAKGAPLVIDGQLRGGASMIFHVIDENDVRRIMQHPQTMIASDGRLSRPGDGRPHPRSYGTFPRVLGRYVRELELLTLEQAVNKMTGMPARRLRLIDRGVIREGAWADVVVFDPRTVTDRSTFEDPHQYPGGISHVLVNGVPMVEQGAWTDRRPGQVVRRPRTR, encoded by the coding sequence ATGAACCACAGGTGGATGTGCATCCTCGGCGCCGTGTGCGTGGCGCTGACTGGAGCCCGGGTGGGCGCCCAGGCATGGGACCTCGTGATACGGGGAGGGACGGTCATCGACGGCTCCGGACGGGCGAGGTTCCGCGCCGACGTCGCCGTGCGGAGCGGGCGCATCGTGCGCGTGTCGCGGATCCCGCTCCGGTCGAGCGATGCCAGGAAGGTGATCGACGCGACCGGGCAGATCGTGGCACCCGGATTCATCGACCTGCACGCGCATCTCGAGCCGCTGCTGCAGTTGCCTGGCGCGGAGAGCCACGTGCGGCAGGGCGTGACGCTTGCGTTGGGCGGGCCGGACGGAAGCGGGCCCTTTCCGCTGGCCGCGTATTTCGACAGCGTGACGCGAAGCGGAATCGGGATGAACGTGGCGTACCTCGTGGGGCACAATGAGGTGCGTCGGCGAGTGATGGGCACGGCGGACCGCGCCCCGACGGCCGCCGAGCTGAAAGACATGCAGCGCCTCGTGGCCCAGGGCATGCGCGACGGAGCGTTTGGCCTCAGCACCGGGCTGCGATACGTGCCCGGGTTCTATTCAAAGACCGACGAAGTCGTGGCCCTTGCGCGCACCGCGGCGGAGGCCGGCGGCATCTATACGTCGCATCTCCGTGAGGAGGGACGCGGTCTGCTCGACGGCGTCGGCGAGGCCATTGCGATCGCCCGTCGTGCGCGGATTCCGGTGGTGCTGACGCACCACAAGGCCGTCGGGCAGGCGGCGTGGGGCCAGAGTCGAACCACACTCGCGATGGTCGACTCGGCGCGACGTCGAGGGCTCGACGTCATGATCGACCAGTATCCCTACACCGCCAGTTCGACGTCGCTGTCCGTGCTCATCCCGCCGTGGGCGCTCGCGGACGGCGACTCCGCGTTCGCGCGTCGGGTGCGGGATCCCGTGCTGCGCGACAGCATCGAGCGCGGAATCGTGGACCTGATTCTGAATGATCGCGGCGGTGGCGACCTGCGCCGCGTGCAGTTTGCGAGGGTGTCGTGGATGCCCGAGCTCGAGGGCAAGACGCTGTACGACTGGGCGGTGATGCGCGGGGTGGATACTGCGGCGGCCAAGGGGGCGCCGCTCGTGATCGACGGGCAGCTGCGCGGCGGCGCGTCCATGATCTTTCACGTGATCGACGAGAACGACGTGCGGCGGATCATGCAGCACCCACAGACGATGATTGCGTCGGACGGCCGGCTCTCGAGGCCTGGTGACGGCAGGCCGCACCCGCGGTCCTACGGCACGTTCCCGCGCGTGCTTGGGCGCTACGTACGCGAGCTCGAGCTGCTGACGCTCGAACAGGCGGTGAACAAGATGACTGGCATGCCGGCAAGACGGCTTCGCCTCATCGATCGCGGGGTCATTCGCGAGGGCGCTTGGGCGGACGTGGTCGTATTCGACCCGCGAACCGTCACCGATCGCTCGACGTTCGAGGACCCGCATCAGTATCCGGGCGGCATCAGTCACGTGCTGGTGAACGGCGTGCCGATGGTGGAGCAGGGGGCCTGGACGGACCGGCGCCCGGGCCAGGTCGTGCGCCGCCCGCGCACGCGCTAA
- a CDS encoding (2Fe-2S)-binding protein, whose amino-acid sequence MTQIQVTVNGRVVARDVEPRTLLVHFLREAAGLTGTHVGCDTSQCGACTVHLDGRGVKSCTVLAVQADGSHVTTIEGLGNGAMHALQVAFREEHGLQCGFCTPGMIMSAADLLSRNPNPSEDEIRRALEGNLCRCTGYHNIVRAVQHAARSMATA is encoded by the coding sequence ATGACACAGATCCAGGTAACGGTGAACGGTCGCGTGGTCGCGCGCGACGTGGAGCCGCGAACGTTGCTCGTGCACTTTCTGCGCGAGGCGGCGGGCCTCACCGGGACGCACGTCGGGTGCGACACCAGTCAGTGCGGCGCGTGCACGGTGCACCTCGACGGTCGTGGCGTGAAGTCATGCACCGTACTTGCCGTGCAGGCGGACGGATCGCACGTGACCACGATCGAAGGCCTGGGAAACGGCGCGATGCACGCGTTGCAGGTGGCGTTTCGCGAGGAACACGGCCTGCAGTGCGGTTTTTGTACGCCCGGGATGATCATGAGCGCGGCCGACCTGCTCTCGCGCAACCCGAACCCGTCGGAAGACGAGATCCGGCGCGCCCTCGAGGGCAACCTGTGCCGCTGCACCGGCTACCACAACATCGTCAGAGCGGTGCAGCATGCCGCCCGGTCGATGGCCACTGCCTGA